From a region of the Pseudophaeobacter arcticus DSM 23566 genome:
- a CDS encoding IS30 family transposase produces the protein MRRPYRKLNLDERRILATMLQAKATKTKIAETLGRDRSTIHREIKRNWWHDEEVPQADGYWHVTAQTLADRRYLKRRKLERHEDLRNEVIGKLKNGWSPEQIAGRLRIEPCPPYRICHETIYQYVYSESGQSQELGRYLPERQRKRKPRYARKARDRVFPLEISIHNRPDEINNRSQFGNWEGDLMIFERAQGNANVATLIERKTRYTLLLRNNDRKSRPLMNKLINEMSPLPADARRSITFDRGFEFTSWRELHKGMGTKSWFCDPQAPWQKGSVENMNKRIRRYLPRDTALLALPSRYMKSICDRLNATPRKCLGYRTPAEAFRDELMKLERG, from the coding sequence ATGAGACGACCCTACCGCAAATTGAACTTAGATGAACGCAGAATCTTGGCGACAATGCTCCAAGCGAAAGCCACGAAGACGAAGATCGCAGAAACGCTTGGTCGAGATCGCTCAACGATCCACCGCGAGATCAAGCGCAACTGGTGGCACGACGAGGAAGTTCCGCAGGCTGATGGCTATTGGCATGTGACAGCGCAAACGCTCGCAGATCGGCGTTACCTGAAGCGCCGTAAATTGGAACGGCACGAGGATTTACGCAACGAAGTGATCGGCAAATTGAAGAACGGCTGGTCGCCCGAACAAATCGCAGGTCGGCTTAGAATCGAACCGTGTCCTCCTTACCGGATTTGCCACGAGACAATCTATCAGTACGTCTATTCTGAAAGCGGCCAGTCTCAGGAACTTGGCCGGTATCTGCCCGAGCGCCAGAGGAAGCGCAAACCACGCTACGCCCGCAAGGCCCGTGATCGTGTGTTCCCCTTGGAAATAAGCATTCACAACCGCCCCGACGAGATCAACAACCGTAGCCAGTTTGGCAACTGGGAAGGCGACTTGATGATCTTTGAACGCGCTCAAGGCAATGCCAACGTGGCGACTTTGATAGAACGTAAGACCCGCTACACGCTGCTGCTGCGCAACAACGACCGCAAGTCACGCCCTCTCATGAACAAGCTGATCAACGAGATGTCGCCCCTGCCCGCTGACGCCCGTCGCAGCATTACGTTCGACCGTGGGTTTGAGTTCACATCCTGGCGCGAACTGCACAAAGGCATGGGAACCAAATCTTGGTTCTGTGATCCACAGGCCCCGTGGCAGAAAGGATCAGTCGAGAATATGAACAAACGGATTCGCAGATACCTGCCACGAGACACTGCTCTGCTGGCGCTCCCAAGTCGATATATGAAGTCGATTTGCGACCGCCTGAACGCGACACCGCGCAAATGCCTCGGTTATCGAACCCCGGCCGAAGCGTTTCGAGATGAACTGATGAAACTGGAGCGGGGATGA
- a CDS encoding TAXI family TRAP transporter solute-binding subunit, protein MKTRTHIAAAVSGLMTLSAFSASAQDLPDTMIWTSYDVGSAGYAEASAIADAFGKKFGTRVRIQPSGSGIGRLQPLLQGRADYAFLATEAFFLSEGAYDFATPDWGPKELRAIAGRPAGLTLVAAADAGIETVADARGKRIAFVAGNPSVNVKCEAILAFGGLTLDDVKVVTFPTYAAAMSSMTRNESDATCTTPTTSQLYELAESPRGIHYAPLEADNAEGWKQLLEVLPIMSPSNEDVAAGLAEGEVAKMGAYRYPIITTTVDKSADDVYAFIKALDETYDLYKDGTAAMKRWALERSGKPAIDVPFHEGAIRYLKEKGIWTAEDDAWNAKRTERMDALIAAWAEFKPQNADMSEEEFAAAWMARRAEVAASLN, encoded by the coding sequence ATGAAAACCAGAACGCATATTGCAGCTGCCGTTAGCGGCTTGATGACACTATCGGCCTTTTCGGCCTCGGCGCAGGACCTGCCGGATACCATGATCTGGACGTCCTATGACGTTGGGTCGGCCGGTTACGCCGAAGCCTCGGCCATCGCGGACGCCTTTGGCAAGAAATTCGGCACCCGCGTGCGGATACAACCTTCCGGCAGCGGGATCGGGCGGCTTCAACCCTTGCTTCAGGGGCGCGCCGATTACGCATTTCTCGCCACCGAAGCTTTCTTCCTTTCCGAAGGCGCCTATGACTTTGCAACGCCTGACTGGGGACCAAAAGAGCTGCGTGCCATTGCCGGACGTCCGGCAGGCCTCACTTTGGTTGCGGCGGCGGACGCCGGAATTGAAACCGTGGCCGATGCACGCGGAAAACGCATTGCCTTTGTCGCCGGGAACCCCTCTGTGAACGTGAAATGTGAGGCGATCCTTGCCTTTGGCGGGCTGACGCTTGACGATGTCAAAGTGGTAACCTTCCCGACATATGCAGCCGCGATGTCGTCCATGACACGCAACGAGTCGGACGCAACCTGCACGACTCCGACCACCAGCCAGCTCTACGAACTGGCCGAAAGCCCGCGTGGCATTCATTACGCCCCGCTTGAAGCGGACAATGCGGAAGGTTGGAAACAGCTTTTGGAGGTTCTGCCAATCATGAGCCCCTCTAACGAGGATGTCGCCGCCGGTCTCGCCGAAGGCGAAGTCGCCAAAATGGGTGCCTATCGTTATCCGATCATCACCACGACCGTGGATAAATCGGCAGATGATGTTTATGCCTTTATCAAGGCTCTGGATGAAACCTATGATCTTTACAAAGATGGCACCGCCGCCATGAAACGGTGGGCGCTCGAAAGGTCCGGCAAACCGGCCATCGACGTACCCTTCCACGAAGGCGCCATCCGCTACCTGAAAGAAAAAGGGATCTGGACCGCCGAAGATGACGCCTGGAATGCAAAGCGTACCGAACGGATGGATGCGCTGATTGCCGCCTGGGCCGAATTCAAACCTCAGAATGCAGACATGTCCGAGGAAGAATTCGCCGCCGCTTGGATGGCCCGGCGCGCAGAGGTTGCTGCCAGCCTGAACTGA
- a CDS encoding 3-oxoacid CoA-transferase subunit B, translated as MNSLTDTQLAARVAQDIPDGSYVNLGIGKPAHVASHVPEGREVIYHSENGILGVGPVPPAGTEDPELIDASKRYVTAAPGAAFFEHSDSFAMMRGGHIDIAVLGAYQVAENGDLANWATLDDSFPPAVGGAMDLVAGVPKILVMMRHVNRDGSPKILKKCTYPLTGLGVVSTVYTDLAVLDVTPEGFKLVELAPGNSFEEVQSLTDAEILT; from the coding sequence ATGAATTCACTGACAGATACGCAGCTCGCGGCGCGGGTCGCGCAAGACATTCCAGACGGCTCCTATGTCAATCTTGGCATCGGAAAGCCCGCGCATGTCGCCAGCCACGTCCCCGAAGGCCGCGAAGTGATCTACCATTCCGAAAACGGGATTTTAGGCGTCGGCCCGGTACCGCCCGCAGGCACCGAAGACCCCGAGCTGATCGACGCAAGCAAACGATATGTGACCGCCGCGCCCGGAGCCGCCTTTTTCGAACATTCCGACAGCTTTGCAATGATGCGCGGCGGGCATATAGATATTGCGGTTTTGGGGGCCTATCAGGTGGCAGAAAATGGCGATCTGGCCAATTGGGCAACGCTTGACGATTCATTTCCACCGGCCGTGGGCGGGGCAATGGACCTTGTCGCGGGGGTGCCAAAGATTCTGGTGATGATGCGGCATGTGAACCGCGACGGCAGCCCCAAAATTTTGAAAAAATGCACCTATCCATTGACCGGTCTGGGCGTGGTCAGCACGGTTTATACCGATCTTGCGGTGCTTGATGTGACGCCGGAGGGTTTCAAACTGGTGGAATTGGCACCGGGCAACAGTTTTGAAGAGGTTCAATCCCTGACTGACGCCGAGATCCTGACGTAA
- a CDS encoding LysR family transcriptional regulator: protein MDFRQLRNFIHVVELSSITAAAERLNIAQPVLSRQVKSLETELNVQLLRRHGRGVMPTEEGIRLARRAKVILEDVEDLAGEISGNLAPLSGTVTLGLPPTVAEILATHLIEQALHVYPDVNLRVISGFSGHVQDWLVRDKIDLGVAYEGQRPPAITLQPIIIEKLFLVQSAQHASADDGVPIRSGEALKQDLILPNREHGLRGCIENIASDAQIDLNVILEVDILPTMLAFVERGLGSTILPLVSVINQVRVGRLIARPIERRSIDRTLVLMTPLNRPGSRLTSSFADFLIAEVHKMVASGQWPGVTL from the coding sequence ATGGACTTTCGCCAACTTCGTAATTTTATCCATGTGGTTGAGCTGAGCAGCATCACCGCCGCCGCAGAGCGTTTGAACATTGCGCAACCTGTGCTCAGCCGACAGGTCAAATCGTTAGAGACAGAATTGAATGTGCAGCTGTTGCGGCGCCACGGCCGTGGGGTGATGCCGACAGAAGAAGGCATCAGATTGGCGCGCCGGGCCAAGGTTATTTTGGAAGATGTCGAGGATTTAGCGGGCGAAATTTCGGGCAACCTTGCGCCCCTTTCGGGCACGGTGACGCTTGGCCTGCCCCCGACCGTCGCGGAAATTTTGGCGACGCATTTGATTGAACAGGCGTTGCACGTCTATCCGGATGTGAACCTGCGGGTCATTTCCGGTTTTAGTGGCCATGTGCAGGACTGGCTTGTGCGCGACAAGATTGATCTCGGGGTGGCGTATGAGGGGCAAAGACCCCCTGCAATTACATTGCAACCTATTATTATAGAAAAGCTTTTCTTGGTTCAATCTGCTCAACACGCATCGGCGGATGATGGCGTTCCAATCCGTTCCGGTGAGGCATTGAAGCAGGATCTGATTTTGCCCAATCGCGAACACGGGTTGCGCGGATGTATCGAAAACATCGCCAGCGACGCACAGATCGACCTGAACGTGATCCTGGAAGTTGACATATTGCCAACCATGCTCGCCTTTGTGGAGCGAGGTTTGGGCAGCACGATCCTGCCTCTGGTCAGCGTGATCAATCAGGTGCGTGTAGGACGGTTGATTGCACGTCCGATCGAGAGGCGCAGCATCGACCGCACATTGGTTTTGATGACGCCGTTGAACCGCCCCGGTTCGCGTTTGACCAGCAGCTTTGCCGATTTCCTGATCGCTGAAGTGCATAAGATGGTTGCATCGGGACAATGGCCGGGCGTCACCCTGTGA
- a CDS encoding DDE-type integrase/transposase/recombinase, whose amino-acid sequence MARRGIDANGPLVDYRLTARRGTNAAKALLRKTILRVGLHRPASICTDGTPTYRKGIRDEKGVDSGRGQDRITRP is encoded by the coding sequence ATGGCGCGGCGTGGGATCGATGCAAATGGTCCGTTGGTTGATTACCGTTTGACAGCACGGCGGGGTACTAACGCGGCTAAGGCCCTCCTGCGCAAAACTATTCTTCGTGTAGGGCTGCACCGACCCGCATCGATTTGCACGGACGGGACGCCAACTTACCGCAAGGGAATCCGGGACGAAAAGGGGGTAGATTCCGGTAGGGGGCAGGATCGTATCACAAGGCCCTGA
- a CDS encoding acyl-CoA dehydrogenase family protein yields MNDLAHTNVPDSRGLNAFRTDPAFAALLTVYLPKALHPVLEPQLDRMGQLVGDRLEQLALTSDKNPPRLLLRDRTGEPCQQIEKHPAYEELERVAFGEFGLAAMSHRGGVFDQADKLHPLAKYALVYLFVQAEFGLCCPLSMTDSLTRTLCKFGSNALIDRYLDRLTSQDMNELFQGAMFMTEQAAGSDVGAVDTMARHENGTWKLYGDKWFCSNPDAALAMVLARPEGGGAGTRGLSLFLLPRHLSDGSLNAYRIIRLKDKLGTRSMASGEITLEGAEAYLVGEAGQGFKQMTDMINMSRLANGVRSAGLMRRATSEALFISRHRTAFGKRLIDMPLMRRQLAKMLLPTEQGRSMVFHTARVLDAADRGDATMAKVLRILTPLVKFRTCRDARKVAGDAMEVRGGCGYIEEWSDARVLRDAHLGSIWEGTSNIVALDVGRAVRREGALEALTDYLIACLSEVEDALTSPIAQAIEEVSILIQAAAGEHQSAQEAETRRAASALYNVTSAVFLAWESARLTATDPVAATDRALLARMVLSERLTTRDPLAPAEPEPAWLPDLLLRAGRDAVATPHSTK; encoded by the coding sequence ATGAACGATCTGGCCCATACAAACGTCCCCGACAGTCGGGGCCTGAACGCATTTCGGACAGATCCGGCGTTTGCGGCGCTGTTGACCGTGTACCTGCCCAAGGCCCTGCATCCGGTTTTGGAACCACAACTTGACCGGATGGGCCAATTGGTGGGCGACAGATTGGAACAACTTGCCCTGACATCGGATAAAAATCCGCCACGGCTCTTGCTGCGCGACCGCACCGGAGAACCCTGCCAGCAGATCGAAAAACACCCCGCCTATGAGGAGCTTGAACGCGTTGCCTTTGGCGAATTCGGGCTGGCCGCCATGTCGCATCGGGGCGGGGTCTTTGATCAGGCGGACAAACTGCACCCCTTGGCGAAATATGCACTGGTTTATCTTTTTGTGCAGGCAGAGTTTGGGCTGTGCTGTCCGCTGAGCATGACCGACTCGTTGACGCGCACCCTATGTAAATTCGGCTCGAACGCGTTGATCGACCGCTATCTTGACCGGCTGACCAGCCAAGACATGAACGAGCTGTTCCAAGGGGCAATGTTCATGACCGAACAAGCCGCAGGGTCCGATGTTGGCGCGGTTGACACCATGGCCCGCCACGAGAACGGCACATGGAAACTCTATGGGGACAAATGGTTCTGCTCAAATCCGGATGCGGCGCTGGCGATGGTGCTGGCGCGGCCTGAAGGCGGCGGAGCGGGCACCCGCGGGCTGTCGCTTTTCCTGCTGCCCCGCCACCTTTCAGATGGCAGCCTGAACGCCTATCGGATCATACGGCTGAAGGATAAATTGGGCACCCGTTCAATGGCATCGGGGGAAATCACCCTTGAAGGGGCCGAAGCCTATCTGGTTGGCGAGGCCGGGCAGGGGTTCAAGCAGATGACCGACATGATCAACATGTCACGGCTTGCCAATGGTGTCCGCAGCGCCGGGCTGATGCGGCGCGCCACCTCGGAGGCGTTGTTCATCTCTCGCCACCGCACCGCGTTTGGCAAACGCTTGATCGACATGCCACTGATGCGCCGTCAGTTGGCGAAAATGCTTTTGCCGACGGAACAAGGGCGCAGCATGGTGTTCCACACCGCACGGGTTTTGGACGCGGCGGACCGGGGCGATGCCACGATGGCAAAGGTTTTGCGGATCCTGACACCCCTTGTGAAATTTCGGACCTGTCGGGATGCGCGCAAGGTTGCCGGAGATGCCATGGAGGTGCGCGGCGGGTGCGGCTACATCGAGGAATGGTCGGATGCCCGGGTGCTGCGCGATGCACATCTTGGATCGATCTGGGAAGGCACAAGCAATATCGTCGCACTCGATGTCGGACGCGCGGTGCGCCGTGAAGGCGCGTTGGAGGCTCTGACAGACTATCTGATTGCCTGCCTTTCAGAGGTCGAGGACGCGCTGACCTCTCCGATTGCGCAGGCGATTGAAGAGGTCAGCATTTTGATACAGGCCGCCGCAGGAGAGCATCAATCCGCGCAGGAAGCAGAAACACGCCGCGCGGCCAGCGCGCTTTATAACGTGACATCGGCTGTCTTTCTTGCGTGGGAAAGCGCCCGACTGACCGCAACAGATCCGGTTGCGGCCACGGATCGCGCGCTGCTGGCGCGTATGGTTTTGTCAGAACGCTTGACGACACGCGATCCGCTTGCCCCCGCCGAACCCGAACCGGCCTGGCTGCCCGACCTGTTGCTGCGCGCAGGTCGCGATGCAGTCGCCACACCACACTCCACAAAATGA
- a CDS encoding enoyl-CoA hydratase/isomerase family protein, with protein sequence MSVTTEHHDDGLLIITLNDPERRNPIGHERRKALRARLSEAEADPAVRAVVLTGAGGHFSAGGDVREQKDRSICEHRERFALIKDLVGRMARFSKPLVAGVEGWAAGGGFSLALACPTVVASRNARFVASFTKVGLMPDMGLFATLPARVGPARARRLLLTGRVIDAPEALTLGVVDELTDPGDAARLAGVLALEEAKTAPLPRQFIVDWFARDLGAALDYEQTLQPALVNSSDAAEGRAAFAEKRPPRFRGC encoded by the coding sequence ATGAGCGTCACAACAGAGCATCACGACGATGGCCTTTTGATCATCACACTCAATGACCCCGAGCGCCGCAATCCCATCGGGCATGAACGACGCAAAGCGCTACGGGCCCGGCTGTCGGAGGCCGAAGCAGACCCCGCCGTGCGCGCCGTCGTATTAACCGGCGCGGGCGGGCATTTTTCAGCCGGCGGGGATGTGCGTGAGCAAAAAGACCGCAGCATCTGCGAACATCGTGAACGGTTTGCCCTGATCAAGGATTTGGTCGGCCGGATGGCCCGGTTTTCAAAACCACTTGTTGCAGGGGTCGAAGGATGGGCCGCCGGGGGCGGTTTTTCACTGGCACTGGCGTGCCCGACGGTGGTCGCCTCGCGGAATGCCCGATTTGTCGCCAGTTTTACCAAGGTCGGGCTGATGCCTGATATGGGGTTATTTGCCACCCTTCCGGCGCGGGTCGGTCCCGCACGCGCGCGGCGATTGTTGCTGACCGGCCGTGTGATCGATGCCCCCGAAGCGTTGACATTGGGCGTGGTCGATGAATTGACCGACCCCGGCGATGCCGCGCGCTTGGCCGGGGTGCTGGCGCTTGAGGAAGCCAAAACGGCGCCGCTGCCGCGTCAATTTATTGTGGACTGGTTTGCCCGTGATCTCGGTGCGGCGCTTGATTATGAGCAAACGCTTCAGCCCGCTTTGGTGAACAGCTCCGATGCCGCCGAAGGTCGGGCTGCCTTTGCCGAAAAGAGGCCACCCAGATTTCGCGGATGTTGA
- a CDS encoding TRAP transporter permease — protein sequence MVSEDKNEAPTAAHAAEVSADAPTGQRIMRVAVMGLGALGVAMAINQQFLLNILGFQPLGNAYLYYLIGIFLAIAFLTMPVSRLHPQRLQWLNPVLAIAALVSAGWLGRHGLDIIQRGWEYDAPLMADVMASILIILVLEGVRRAGGPILLFTAILFGTYPLYAGYMPGFLWGTEYSLIGTIRAHVLGVESIIGIPMQVVAELVIGFVIFGSVLVITKGSDFFMELASALLGHSRGGPAKVAVMGSGILGSLSGSVISNILTSGPFSIPTMRRVGYPASYAAAIEACASTGATLMPPVMGTVAFVMASFLGVQYSTIVIAAVIPALLFYVALLLQVDMYAARRGLKGLPRTEIPAIWPVLKSGWPYLLSLAVLIFVLMGLRMEARSPYYASLVMLIATSFKKETRLSLRRAKDLLLDVSKNIASLVAVLAGIGLVVGGLSYTGVAGAFARELLLYAGGNTALMLIAGAVTSFVLGMGMTVTACYIFLSILLAPALVQAGLNPIASHLFILYWGMLSYITPPVALAAITAANLAGSRPMQTGFHAMRLGMPLFVLPFIFVYDPALIMDGTWPQIIERISLTLIAIWAVTSAFESWIYKVGRIGTVSRIAFGAGGILIIFPELATSLIGGAILTAVIVVNLGIGRRNSATGT from the coding sequence ATGGTATCCGAAGACAAGAACGAGGCTCCGACCGCAGCACATGCGGCGGAGGTCAGTGCCGATGCACCGACCGGACAGCGCATAATGCGCGTGGCGGTCATGGGGCTTGGCGCCCTTGGCGTCGCTATGGCTATCAACCAACAGTTTCTTTTAAACATCCTCGGGTTTCAGCCCTTGGGAAACGCCTATCTGTATTACCTGATCGGGATTTTTCTCGCGATTGCCTTTCTCACCATGCCCGTCAGCAGATTGCACCCGCAGCGGCTTCAATGGCTGAACCCGGTTCTCGCAATTGCCGCATTGGTCAGTGCCGGATGGCTTGGGCGGCATGGGCTCGATATCATCCAACGCGGATGGGAATATGACGCGCCGCTGATGGCCGATGTGATGGCCTCAATCCTGATCATTCTGGTTCTTGAGGGCGTGCGCCGTGCAGGCGGTCCCATCCTTTTGTTCACCGCAATTCTATTTGGCACCTATCCGCTTTACGCCGGCTACATGCCGGGTTTTTTGTGGGGCACAGAATATTCGTTGATCGGGACAATACGGGCCCATGTGCTTGGGGTTGAATCCATCATTGGCATCCCGATGCAAGTGGTGGCCGAATTGGTCATTGGCTTTGTCATCTTCGGCTCGGTCTTGGTCATCACCAAGGGCAGCGATTTTTTCATGGAACTGGCGTCGGCCCTTCTTGGGCACAGCCGCGGCGGCCCCGCCAAAGTCGCGGTCATGGGGTCCGGCATTTTGGGATCTTTGTCAGGCAGCGTCATATCGAACATTCTGACATCAGGGCCATTTTCCATCCCGACAATGCGCCGCGTGGGTTACCCCGCCAGCTATGCCGCCGCGATTGAGGCCTGTGCCTCCACGGGGGCGACGCTGATGCCTCCCGTCATGGGGACTGTGGCGTTTGTCATGGCCTCGTTTTTGGGGGTGCAATATTCGACAATTGTGATTGCGGCGGTCATTCCGGCCTTGCTATTTTATGTGGCTTTGCTTTTGCAAGTGGATATGTATGCGGCCCGACGTGGGCTCAAAGGCCTGCCTCGCACCGAAATCCCCGCCATTTGGCCGGTGCTGAAATCCGGCTGGCCCTACCTGTTGAGCCTCGCGGTATTGATCTTTGTCCTGATGGGCCTGCGGATGGAGGCCCGTTCGCCTTACTACGCCTCCCTTGTCATGTTGATCGCCACCTCGTTCAAAAAAGAAACCCGGCTGTCGCTTCGCCGTGCGAAAGACCTGCTTCTGGATGTTTCTAAGAACATTGCGAGCCTTGTTGCGGTTCTGGCGGGGATCGGTCTTGTGGTCGGCGGGCTCTCCTACACCGGTGTGGCGGGCGCCTTCGCGCGAGAATTGCTTCTCTATGCCGGAGGCAACACCGCATTGATGCTGATTGCCGGGGCCGTGACCAGCTTTGTTCTTGGCATGGGGATGACTGTAACCGCCTGCTATATCTTCCTGTCGATCTTGCTTGCCCCCGCGTTGGTTCAAGCAGGCCTGAACCCGATCGCCAGTCACCTTTTCATTCTATATTGGGGCATGCTGTCCTACATCACCCCACCTGTTGCGCTCGCAGCGATCACAGCGGCCAATCTGGCCGGATCGCGCCCGATGCAAACCGGGTTCCATGCCATGCGCCTTGGAATGCCGCTGTTCGTGCTGCCGTTTATTTTCGTCTATGATCCGGCGTTGATCATGGATGGCACGTGGCCGCAGATCATCGAACGCATATCCCTGACATTGATCGCGATCTGGGCAGTCACTTCGGCTTTTGAAAGCTGGATCTACAAGGTCGGCAGGATCGGCACGGTCAGTCGCATTGCCTTTGGCGCCGGTGGTATTCTGATCATCTTCCCCGAACTGGCGACCAGCCTCATTGGCGGCGCGATCCTCACCGCCGTGATCGTGGTCAATTTGGGGATTGGACGCCGTAACAGCGCCACCGGAACCTAA
- a CDS encoding 3-oxoacid CoA-transferase subunit A — MDKSAPNLRDAVAPIPDGASVMIGGFGSSGIPFGLIDALLEQGATGLTVISNNAGSGETGIAKLLKAGRLAKVICSYPRTPGSIWFEKRYKAGEIGLEVVPQGTLAERIRAAGAGLGGFLTPTGYGTLLAEGKETRMIDGRGYVLEAPLHADFALLRAENGDKYGNLNFHATARNFNPVMAMAARHAIAEVRHLSETPLEPEQVVTPGIFVQSVVEYGVRP; from the coding sequence ATGGACAAAAGCGCCCCCAATTTGCGCGATGCGGTCGCCCCAATCCCCGACGGCGCATCCGTGATGATCGGCGGATTTGGGTCCTCCGGCATACCCTTCGGTTTGATCGATGCTCTGCTGGAACAGGGGGCCACAGGATTGACCGTGATCTCGAACAACGCCGGTTCCGGCGAAACCGGGATTGCAAAACTTCTGAAGGCGGGGCGGTTGGCGAAAGTCATCTGCTCTTACCCGCGCACACCTGGATCAATCTGGTTCGAAAAACGGTACAAAGCCGGCGAAATCGGCCTTGAAGTGGTGCCTCAAGGCACGCTTGCCGAACGTATCCGCGCTGCGGGGGCAGGGTTGGGCGGTTTTCTCACACCGACAGGCTATGGAACGCTCCTCGCCGAGGGCAAGGAAACACGCATGATCGATGGTCGCGGTTACGTGCTTGAGGCGCCGCTGCATGCCGATTTCGCACTTTTGCGCGCGGAGAATGGCGACAAATATGGAAATTTGAACTTTCATGCGACAGCGCGCAATTTCAATCCCGTGATGGCAATGGCGGCCCGCCATGCCATTGCCGAAGTCCGGCACCTGTCCGAAACCCCACTGGAGCCCGAGCAGGTCGTAACACCGGGCATTTTTGTACAAAGCGTCGTGGAATACGGGGTCCGGCCATGA
- a CDS encoding MmgE/PrpD family protein has product MTLAHTLGTFATGPITPDTRMTRFVHCSLYDWATVGLAGRDEPVARAARAMALQTAGTKNSATVFGSGRASPAAAALANGAASHALDYDDTHFGYLGHPSVAVVPAALALAEAKAATGADFIEALTVGLETACRVGAWMGRPHYEAGFHQTGTSGAFGATAAAGRILGLNADQMAQALSLTATRAAGLKSQFGTMGKPLHAGFAAEVGVTTALLAQMGATSAPDALEGPQGFGPTHSGAAEISALHNIGQEWLFSGVSYKFHACCHGLHSMLEALRSIDLTDIPASAIDTVSINTHPRWLNVCNQPAPETGLQAKFSYRLTAAMVLGGLDTAALDVYSAETCARGDICALRDRVTVIPDDTLSDSEAQVCITAGETVRSARHDILTTNDPDAIKLRLQDKSETLLGRDLSAALWEDICYIDKPDGPAVLAARIGTTTPNG; this is encoded by the coding sequence ATGACCCTTGCCCACACCCTTGGCACATTCGCAACAGGCCCCATCACCCCCGACACGCGCATGACCCGCTTCGTGCATTGCTCTTTATATGACTGGGCCACGGTCGGCCTTGCAGGGCGCGATGAACCCGTGGCCCGCGCGGCACGCGCGATGGCGCTTCAAACCGCAGGGACCAAAAACAGTGCCACTGTATTTGGCTCCGGTCGTGCGTCACCCGCCGCCGCCGCACTTGCCAATGGCGCGGCCAGTCATGCGCTTGATTATGATGATACGCATTTCGGGTATCTCGGACATCCAAGCGTTGCGGTGGTCCCCGCAGCGCTTGCGCTGGCCGAGGCCAAAGCCGCCACAGGCGCGGATTTCATCGAAGCATTGACCGTTGGTCTGGAAACGGCCTGCCGGGTTGGTGCGTGGATGGGCCGACCGCATTACGAAGCAGGATTTCACCAGACCGGCACATCCGGCGCATTTGGTGCAACCGCAGCAGCGGGGCGGATACTTGGGTTGAACGCGGACCAGATGGCACAGGCCTTAAGCCTGACGGCCACACGTGCCGCTGGGTTGAAAAGTCAATTCGGCACAATGGGCAAACCGCTGCATGCAGGGTTTGCCGCCGAAGTCGGGGTGACCACCGCGCTGCTGGCGCAGATGGGTGCCACTTCGGCCCCCGATGCTCTTGAGGGTCCGCAAGGGTTTGGTCCCACCCATTCCGGCGCGGCGGAAATTTCTGCCCTGCACAACATCGGTCAGGAGTGGCTGTTTTCGGGAGTGTCCTATAAATTCCACGCCTGCTGTCATGGTCTTCATTCGATGTTGGAAGCCTTGCGCTCCATCGACCTCACGGACATCCCTGCAAGCGCGATCGACACCGTGTCGATCAACACACATCCGCGTTGGCTCAACGTGTGCAACCAACCCGCCCCCGAAACCGGCCTGCAGGCGAAGTTTAGTTATCGCCTGACCGCCGCAATGGTGCTCGGCGGGCTCGATACCGCTGCGCTGGACGTCTATAGCGCCGAAACCTGCGCACGCGGCGACATTTGCGCCCTCCGCGATCGGGTCACGGTAATCCCCGATGACACATTGTCGGACAGCGAAGCACAGGTCTGCATCACTGCCGGTGAAACGGTGCGCAGCGCACGCCATGATATTCTTACCACCAACGACCCCGACGCGATCAAACTTCGACTGCAAGACAAGTCGGAAACCTTGCTCGGTCGGGATCTCAGCGCTGCCCTGTGGGAAGACATCTGTTATATAGATAAACCTGACGGGCCTGCCGTGCTTGCGGCGCGCATTGGCACGACGACGCCAAACGGCTGA